A single genomic interval of Terriglobia bacterium harbors:
- a CDS encoding multicopper oxidase family protein — protein MNMKKTNSMTRLLLAPMVALLLTATAAYAAAPGITGGAGATATFNLTAQPAYLSQPDGAAVYSWGYGCNGAPSGYAPAAITGAFCNPMQVPGPTLIVTEGQTVTVRLTNSLPAAAGNTSILFPGFVLQAFTDGVAGLLTQEAAPGQTVTYRFTASSPGTRAYYSGTQGDLQVEMGLYGAIIVLPASVPSECTSGLRAANLAVEALWHEADYRLAPAAYDHPKSCYDREYMFQFSEMDPRIHRQAEEQVLAKVGCTAGAPGCSLEVATEPYHPAYFLINGRSMPDDMDANYATQYPHQPYNGDPHMHAGELALIRVIGQGRWQHPFHEHANHVRTLARDGNLILSATNANDLAGPVLFTTSTVPGQATDGIFYFTGRGLNWDMYGHNPASSDANATLPCYPDANGYNTGFNTSGVLTHPEVRSAINYYEWCQDHNKALEVAPFGDLPSGGPATLPDPNILTNGPWYSGSPYLGPDATARATFGTCTGTGTSTQCGTTGTTPPSGTIANSPSTEAGFAYMWHSHNEREITTNNIFPGGMLMMLLVDSREFVIDETF, from the coding sequence ATGAATATGAAGAAAACAAATTCGATGACACGGCTGCTTCTGGCGCCGATGGTGGCGTTGTTGCTGACGGCGACGGCGGCCTACGCTGCGGCTCCCGGCATTACAGGTGGCGCAGGAGCGACAGCCACTTTCAACTTGACGGCGCAACCGGCTTACCTCAGTCAGCCGGACGGGGCGGCGGTTTACTCCTGGGGATACGGCTGCAACGGCGCGCCCAGCGGCTATGCTCCAGCCGCTATCACCGGCGCCTTCTGCAACCCCATGCAGGTTCCCGGCCCCACGCTGATCGTCACGGAAGGACAGACGGTCACGGTGCGCCTGACGAACAGTCTCCCCGCTGCGGCCGGCAACACATCGATTCTGTTTCCCGGCTTTGTGCTGCAAGCGTTTACAGACGGCGTGGCAGGCCTGTTGACGCAAGAGGCTGCTCCCGGTCAGACCGTGACCTACCGATTCACGGCCTCGTCGCCGGGGACACGCGCCTATTACAGCGGAACGCAAGGCGACCTGCAGGTGGAGATGGGCCTGTACGGCGCCATCATTGTGCTCCCAGCCAGCGTGCCCAGCGAATGCACGTCCGGGCTGCGGGCTGCAAATCTGGCCGTGGAAGCCCTTTGGCATGAAGCTGATTACCGGCTGGCACCGGCCGCCTACGACCATCCCAAGAGCTGCTATGACCGGGAATACATGTTCCAGTTCTCCGAGATGGACCCGCGCATTCACCGCCAGGCAGAAGAGCAGGTTCTGGCAAAGGTTGGCTGCACGGCTGGGGCTCCGGGATGCAGTCTTGAGGTCGCGACCGAGCCTTACCATCCCGCGTACTTCCTGATTAACGGACGCTCGATGCCTGACGACATGGACGCCAACTATGCGACTCAGTATCCGCACCAGCCCTACAACGGGGATCCTCACATGCATGCGGGCGAGCTGGCGCTGATACGCGTCATCGGCCAGGGCCGGTGGCAACATCCGTTCCATGAGCACGCTAACCATGTTCGCACTCTGGCGCGCGACGGAAACCTGATTCTCAGCGCGACCAATGCTAATGATCTGGCCGGACCGGTGCTGTTCACCACCTCGACAGTTCCGGGCCAGGCGACCGATGGGATTTTCTACTTCACAGGCAGGGGCCTGAACTGGGATATGTACGGTCACAATCCCGCTTCTAGTGACGCAAACGCCACGCTTCCCTGTTATCCGGATGCCAACGGGTACAACACCGGCTTCAATACCTCCGGCGTCCTTACCCATCCGGAGGTACGGTCTGCGATCAACTATTACGAGTGGTGCCAGGACCACAACAAAGCACTCGAAGTTGCCCCGTTCGGCGATCTGCCCAGCGGCGGCCCTGCCACTCTGCCCGATCCGAATATCTTGACCAACGGTCCCTGGTACAGCGGCAGTCCCTATCTGGGTCCGGATGCGACCGCGCGCGCGACTTTCGGAACATGCACTGGTACGGGCACTAGTACACAGTGCGGCACCACCGGTACGACTCCGCCTTCGGGCACGATCGCGAACTCGCCCTCCACCGAGGCCGGCTTTGCGTATATGTGGCACTCGCACAACGAGCGCGAAATCACCACCAACAACATTTTCCCTGGCGGCATGCTGATGATGCTGCTGGTTGATTCCCGGGAATTTGTCATCGACGAGACGTTTTAG